Genomic window (Caldinitratiruptor microaerophilus):
GGTGGCGATCGCCCACATCACGTTCTCCATGTCCTTTGTCTTCGTGGTCGTGCAGGCGCGCCTTCACGACTTCGACCGCAATTTGGAGCGGGCGGCCATGGACCTCGGGGCGGACGAGTGGCAGACGTTCTGGAAGGTGACCTTCCCCCTGGTCTTCCCCGGCATCCTGGCAGGCGCACTGCTCGCCTTCACCCTCTCCGTGGACGACGTGATCGTCACCTTCTTCACCACGGGCCCCGGCGCCACGACCCTGCCGCTCCAGGTCTACTCGATGGTGAAGTTCGGGGTGAGCCCGGAGATCAACGCCCTCTCGACGGTCATGCTGGCGGTCACCATGAGCCTGATCGTCCTGGCCGAGCGGCTCCAGCGGCGCAAGATCAGTGGCGGGTTATGAGTTGTGCGTTGTGAGTGATGAGACCGGGGAAAGGAGCTGAGGGGGTCGTATGCGGAAACGGTTCGTAGGTGTGGCGGCGCTTCTCGTGCTCGCCCTTGCCCTGGCCGCCTGCGGCGGACAGGGAGGACAGGCTCCACAGCAGCAGGGCGGCGCGCCCGCCGCGCAGCAGCCGGCCGGCGAACAGAAGCCCGCGCAGGAAGGCGCCCAGCGGAGCGGGGCGGAGGTCGATCGGTCCAAGCTCTCGAAGGAACTGAACCTGTTCATCTGGACGGAATACATGCCGGATGAAGTGCTCCAGGAATTTGAAAAGGAGTACGGCGTTAAGGTAAACTATGATACGTACTCCAGCAACGAGGAGGCCCTGGCCAAGCTGCAAGCCGGGGGCGCGCTGTACGACGTCGTCGTGCCCAGCGACTACATGGTCCAGATCATGATCTCCCAGGGCCTGCTGGAGGAGCTGGACAAGTCCAACATCCCCAACCTCAAGAACGCCGGCAAGGAGTACCTCGATCCCCCCTATGATCCGGGCAACCGCTACAGCGTACCTTACATGTGGGGGACCGTAGGGATCGTTTACAACAAGAAGTACGTGAAGCCGGAGCCCACGTCGTGGGGCGACCTGTGGAAGCCGGAGTACAAGGGCCGGGTCGTCCTGCTCGACGACAGCCGTGAGGTCATGGGCATGGCCCTCCAGCTCCTGGGCTACTCGAAGAACGAGACCGACCGCGCGAAGCTGGAGGAGGCGAAGAAGAAGCTGATCGAGCTCCTGCCGAACGTCAAGGCGTTCGACAGCGACAGTCCCAAGACCCTCATCCTGAGCGAAGAGGTGTGGATCGGCCAGACGTGGAACGGCGAGGCGGCCCTGGCGATGCAGGAGAATCCGGACATCGGCTACGTGCTGCCCAAGGAGAAGGGGGGCCGCTGGCAGGATAACCTGGTCATCCCGAAGGGTGCGCCGCACAAGTACACGGCGGAGGTGTTCATCAACTACCTCTACCGTCCCGAAGTGGCCGCCAAGATCGCCAGCGCCTTCCCGTACGGTTCCCCGAACGTCGAGGCCGTGAAGCTCCTCGATGCCAAGATCCGCCAGAATGCCGCTTCCTATCCCCCCGCCGACAAGCTCGCACAGGCCGAGTGGATCACCGACGTCGGTGAAGCCACCGAGCTGTACGACCAGTTCTTCACCGAGGTGAAGAGCTCCAAGTAACCCGTTCCATCCCTCAGGGCGCGCAGGTCCGGGCGGGGGGGTGGCGCATCCCGCCCGGACCTTTCATCCTCACCCGGCGGCAAACCAATGCCAAAGGAGAGTTGGGTGTTGTGGAGGACAACAGACGCCAGCAGCTAGCCGTGCAGGCGGCACCGGTAACCCTGAAGGAGGTGAAGGATCCAGGGGACCCGGATATCCTGCGCTTCCGTGAGCTGATGGTCGGGGCGTTTGCCGACCCGAACATGATCGCGGACCCGGACCAGCTCACGGCGTGGGTTCGGGATCGGGACGGCGGCGGCCGGCGGTTCCACCTGCTCGTGGTGCGGGTGGGCGGCCAGGTCGCGGGCGGCACCCTGTTCAGCTACGTCCCCGAGACGAACGTCGGTTTCTCGGAGTACATCATCGTTGCACCGGCGTACCGGGGGCACGGGCTGGCCCGGCTTCTCTTCCAGCGCCGTCTCACGATCCTGGAGTGGGACGCCCGCCTGAAGGGAAAGCCTCCGATCCGCGGCATCTTCATCGAGGTGGCCCACCCCATGCGCCTGCCGCCCGAACTCTACGAGGCGGACCGGCGAATGGCGGTGGATCCCGTGGAGCGCCGGCGGATCATGCACCATTTCGGGTTCCGCCAGCTCGATCTCGAGTACAACCAGCCGCCGCTCACCCAAGACAGGGAGCCGGTCTCGTACCTGGACCTCCTGTTCCTGCCGCTGGACCCGGACCTGAAGGCGGCGGGTGCGCTGCCCGCCGAGATGATCCTCCGGAGCCTCCGGCCCATCTGGCGCGCCTGGGCCGTGCCCTCGTGGGAGGAGTACCTGCGGCGGATGCGCCGGGCACTCGACGGCAAGCCCGTCGCCATGCTGCCCTGCTGGACCCCCGAGATGGAAAGGGTTGCAGGCGCATGAGGTACGAGGCCATCGTCGTCGGGGGCGGGATTGTCGGCCTGAGCACGGCCTGGGGCCTCGCGAAGCGGGGTCTGGGCCCCGTGGCCGTGCTCGAGCGGGGGCCGGTGGCCGCCGGGGCCACCCTCCGCAGCGCCGGGGTCGTCACCGCCCAGCTCTGGACCCCGGAGGACATTCAGCTGGCCCTGCGCACCCAGAAGGTCCTGGCCGAGCTCGAGGCCGCCTCCGGCGGTCTCTTCCGCATCGAGCGGGATGGTTCCTTGACCATGGTCGGTCCGGGCCAGGAGGCCCACCTCCACCGGCAGGCCGGGATGATCCGCGCCGCCGGAGGGGAGGTGGAGCTGTGGGAGCCGGAGCGGGTGGCGGGCGAGTACCCGGCCATCCTCACCGAAGGGATCACCCTGGCGCTCTACACCCCCCGGGACGGGACCCTGCGTCCCGCGGAGGCCCTGGCCGCGCTGGGTGCGGCCGCCCGGGCTGCGGGCGTCCACACGTTCGAGTCGACGCCGGTCGAGCACGTGGCCATCGAAGGCGGGCGGGTGCGGGGCGTCTACGTGGCCGGGGAGGTGCTCGAGGCGCCCCGGGTGATCCTGGCGGCCGGCATCTGGACCCGGCAGATCGCCCGGAACTCCGGCTTCGACCTGCCGCTCAAGGCCTTCCGCACCCAGGTGTCGGCCGTGGTGGCGCCGGAGCCGATCGACCTGCCGGAGATGACGGACGCCGCCCGCGGCATCTACTGCTTCTCCCGCAGGCCCCGAACGGTCTTCTTCGGGTACGGCACGGAGATCGAGGGTATCGACCCCGACGCCTATCGTCAGGAGCGCGACGAGGCGGAAGAGGAAGCGGCGCTGGCCCGCCTGGCCGAGCGGATCCCGATCCTCCGCCGGGCCCGGCCGGCGGGCGGCTGGGCCGGGGTGTGCGACATCTCGGCCGACGTCCTGCCGCTCATCGGCGCCCAGGGCGAGATCGACGGGCTCTACCTCAACTGCGGCTTCGCCGGTTACGGCATCAGCCGGGGGCCCGGGGCGGGGGACGCGCTGGCGGCCGTGATCGCCGGCGAGGAGCCCGGCCTGGACCTGGGCCCGTACCGGGCGGACAGGCACAAGGGGTTCGAGGACTTCGAGATCCACTTCGGCGGGCCGTGGCAGGTATCCGTGCGGAGCGACCAGGTGGGGGCGTGATCCGCCCCCACCTCGGTTGTATCGGCAGAGCCTCTTTTCAGCTCTGTTATCCAATTGGCAGGAACCCCCGCGCAGGATCTCGAATCCCCCCACCATCTGGCACAAGGGCGGTGGTGGGCGTGACGGTGCCGGCCTCGGTGCGCGGGAGACGGCCCGCTTCCCGGGCGGATGCCTCCGCCCCGCTGGGACAGGCCGAACTGGAGGCCGTGCTGCAGTCCAGCTTCGACGAGATCTTCATCACTGACGGCGAGGGGATCACCCTGCGCGTCAACGCGGCGTGCGAGCGGCTGTACGGCCTCACCGAGGCCGAGCTGGTGGGCCGCCACGTCGCCGATCTCGAGCGGGAGGGGGTCTTCTCGCCCTCCATCACCAACCGGGTGCTGGCGACCGGGCGCCAGGAGACCGTCGTCCAGGTGACCCGGACCGGGCGACGGCTGGTCGTCACGGGAACGCCCGTGTTCGACGAGGCCGGACGCATCACGCGCGTCGTGAGCGTGGCCCGGGACATCACCGAGCTGAACCGGGTGGTGGAGGAGCTGGCGGCCGTCGAGAGCCTGGCGAACCGCTACCGGCAGGAGATCGCCGCCCTGCGGGCCCGTCAGGAGGAGGGGGAGGGCCTCGTCTTCCGGAGCGTGGCGATGGAGCGGGTCCTGAGCCTTGTCCGGCAGGTGGCCGAGGTCGACGCGACGGTCCTCATCACCGGCGAGTCCGGGGTCGGCAAGGAGCAGGTGGCGCGGCTCATCCACCGGGCCAGCCCCCGGGCGGACGGCCCCCTCATGACGATCGACTGCGGCGCGCTGCCGCAGAGCCTCATCGAGTCGGAGCTCTTCGGCTACGAGCGGGGCGCCTTCACCGGGGCGAACCGGGACGGCAAGCGCGGCCTCATCGAGATGGCGGACAAGGGGACGCTCTTCCTCGACGAGATCGGCGAACTGCCCCTGAGCCTGCAGGTGAAGCTCCTGCGCTTCTTGCAGGAACGGTCCGTCGTGCGGGTCGGAGGGCTGCGTCCCATCCCCGTGGACGTGCGGATCATCGCTGCCACCAACCGCGACCTGCGGCAGATGGTGCGTGAGGGCCGCTTCCGGGAGGACCTGTTCTGGCGCCTCAACGTGGTGCCGATCCACGTCCCGCCCCTGCGGGAGCGGCCGGAGGACATCCTGGCCCTGGCGGAGCACTTCCTGGCCCGGGCGGCGGTCCGGTACGGGCGGCAGCGGTCACTCTCCCGCGAGGTGGCGGACATCCTGATGCGCTACCCGTGGCCCGGCAACGTGCGGGAGCTCGAGAACCTGATCGAGCGCCTGGTGGTGACGTCCTCCGGGCCCGTGATCACCCCGGAGGACCTGCCGGATGGGTTCGCGCCGCCCGATCGGGGGCTCTCCACCACCGGGCCCGTGGAGGTCCGCGAGATCCTGCCCCTGGCCGACGCCGTGGCCGAGGTCGAGCGCCAGCTCCTGGCCCTGGCCCGCCGCCGCTACCGCAGCACCCACGAGATGGCCCGGGCGCTGCGGGTGAACCAGTCCACGGTTGTTCGCAAGCTCCGCCGGTACTTTCCCCCGGCACGGGACACCGGGGCCGGCGAGCCCGTGGACCCGTAGCATCGCCCCGATGCTCGAACGCATCAACGATCGGGACAGTCGCGCGAGTCCGCCGGACCCCGAAAGGCCGGCGGCTCTGGCTTTGCGGGCGGTTCCAACCTTGTTCCGGCCCTGTCCGTGGCACGAGCCTTGCATTCATGCGGTGGCATCCGGGTAGCCCCAGGGGCGCCGGAGAATCCGGTGGTCTGTACGGACGGAGGGATGGCCATGGAGCAGGACCCGGGCGTGACCATCCGCGAGGTCTCGGACCCCGCCGACCCCGAGGTGGAGGCGGTCGCCGGCCTCCTGCTGGAGACGTTCGCCGACCCGAACATCGTCCTCCCCGCCGCCCGGATGCGGGAGTTCCTGGAAGCCACGCGGGCGGGAAGCCGGGCCGCGGGCCGGACCTTCCACGTCCTGGCGGCGCGGGCGGGCGGCAGGCTTGCGGGTGCGACCGTCTTCAGCTACGTGGCCGCCGCCGGCGTCGGGTTCTCCGAGTACATGGTGGTGGCGCCGGGGTTCCGGGGGCAGGGCGTGGCGCGGCGCCTCTTCGACGCCCGCCGGGCCGTGCTCGACCGGCAGGCCCGGACGGCCGGCCGGCAGGGGGCTGCAGGCCTCTTCATCGAAGTGGAGAACCCGGAGCGTACACCGGCGGAGTTCCTGGAACGGGAGCGGGCCACCGCCATGGACGCGTGGGCCCGGCTGCGCTTCTTCCATCACCTGGGCTTCCGCCGCTGCGACCTCACCTACGTGCAACCGCCGCTGGCGCCGGGCCGTGAGCCGGTGGACTACCTGGACCTGCTGTTCCTCCCCTGGGACGAGTCGATCCGGCGGGCAGGGGTCCTCCCCCCGCAGGTCCTCCTGGACGCGGTGAAACCGATCTGGGTGGGCTGGGCGCCGGACACCTACGAGGACGAGCTCAGGCGGCTGGGCAGCCGCATCGGCGGGCGGCCCGTCCGGCTCGTGCCGCTGTTCCCCCAGTGACATCTGCCGGGCGGCCTGCGCCGGGCCCGGACCGAGGAGCGTGATGCGACCCATGCAGCGGTCGGCGGAAGAGATCAAGGCGCTCGACCGGCGCCACGTCCTGCACCCGAACGTTGTGCTGGCGGACCACGCCCGGGGCCTGCCGATGCCGATCATGGTCGAGGGCCAGGGCGCCGTCCTGCGGGACATCGACGGGAAGGAGTACATCGACGCCATCGGGGCGCTGTGGCTCGCCAACATCGGCTACGGCCGCAAGGAGCTGGCCGAGGTCGCCCGGCGCCAGATGGAGAAGCTCTCGTTCTGGTCCCTCTTCTGGGGCTACGGCAACGTGCCGGCAGTCGAACTCGCGGCCCGGCTGGCGGAGATCGCCCCGCCCGGCCTGAGCCACGTGTTCTTCACCAGCGGCGGCTCCGAGGCCAACGAGACCAGCATCAAGATCGCCCGCCTGTACCACGTCCGGCGCGGCGAGCCGTCCCGCCGGCACATCATCGGGCTCGCCAGGGCGTACCACGGCGTCTCCTACGGCGCCATGACCGCCACGGGGCTCGAGACGGTGCGGCAGAACTACGAGCCTTACGTCGGCGCCTTCGACCACATCCCGTCCGCCTACTGCTACCGGTGCCCGCTGGGCAAGGCCTACCCGGCGTGCGGGGTGGCCTGTGCCGGCGAGCTCGAGCGCAAGATCCTGGACCTCGGGCCCCAGAACGTTGCCGCCTTCATCGCCGAGCCCATCCACGGGGTCGGCGGCGTGATCACGCCCCCGCCGGAGTACTTCCCCCGCATCCGGGAGATCTGCGACCGGTACGGCGTGCTCTTCATCGCCGACGAGGTGATCTGCGGCTTCGGCCGCACCGGCACGTGGTTCGGGATCGAGCACTGGGGCGTCGTCCCCGACCTCATCTCGGCGGCCAAGGGGCTGTCGAGCGGCTACCTGCCCATCGGCGCGACCCTGGTGCACGACCGGGTCTACGAGGCGCTCGGCCAGCCGGAGGGGCCCGGCGCCTACTTCAACCACGGGTTCACGTACTCGGGGCACCCGGTCGCCGCCGCCGTGGCGCTGGAGAACATCCGCATCCTCGCCGAGGAGCGCCTGGGCGAGCGCGCGGTCGAGATGGGCCGGTACCTCACCGAGCGCCTGCGCAGGGCGGAGAATCCCTACATCGGCGACATCCGCGGCAAGGGCCTGATGCTCGGGGTGGAGCTCGTCGCCGACCCGGCCACCGGCGAGATGCCGGCCGACCCCAACGTGGGCCGCTACGCCGAGGCGCGCTGCCGGGAGCACGGCGTGATCGTCCGGGCCCTGGCGCCGGGGAACATCATCGCCCTGTCGCCGCCCCTCGTCGTCACCCGGGAGCAGGTCGACCGGATCGTCGAGGTGCTCGACGAGGCCGTCCGGTACGTGTTCGAGCATCCGCCGGCCCCGGCCCGCTGAGGAGGAGAGTTCACGTTGCGATATCCGCCCGTTCACGAGGCCACCGGGACCCGGGGGGTGGTGGCGGCCAAGCACGGGCTCGCGGCCGAAGCAGGACTGGAGATGCTCCGCCGCGGGGGGAATGCGGTCGACGCCGCCGTGGCCGCCGCCTTCGCCAGCGGCGTGGTCGAGCCCTGGATGAGCGGCATCGGCGGCGGGGGGTACATGGTGATTCGCCGGGGGGACACGGGCGAGGCCGTGGTCGTCGATTACAGCCTGCGGGCCCCCCTGGCCGCCCGTGAGGACATGTTCGAGATCGTGCCCGGCCGGTCGTCGGGGCTGTTCCCGTGGCCCCTCGTGAGGGACGACGCGAACCACCAGGGCTGGCTCTCGGTCGCCGTGCCGGGCACCGTGGCCGGGCTGGCGCTGGCGCTGGAGCGGTTCGGCCGGCTCGACCTGGCGACGGTGATGGAGCCCGCCATCCGCCTGGCGGCCGAGGGGTTCCCCGTCACCTGGTACGCCACCCTGCGGATCGCGGTCGAGGCGCCGTTACTGGCCCGTTACCCCGAGACCGCCCGGATCTTCCTGCCCGGTGGCCTGCCGGCCCGCCCGGCGGCGGGCGAGGACCTGCCGCCCGAGCGGATCGTGCAGCCCGACCTGGCCGAGACGCTCCGGCGGATCGCCCGGGGCGGTGCCGACGAGTTCTACCGGGGCGAGACGGCCCGCCGCATCGCCGCGGCCATGAAGGCGGCGGGGGGCCTCATCACCGAGGAGGACCTCGCCCGCTACCGCGCTGAGGTCGTGCCGGCGCTGGTCACCCCGTACCGGGGATGGCAGGTGGCCACCCCGCCGGGGCCGGCGGGCGGCGTCTCTCTGGCCCAGATGCTGCGGATCCTGGAGGGTACGGACCTGACCGCCCTCGGCCACAACTCCGTCCTCTACCTGCACCGGGTGGCCACGGCGATGCGGCTGGCCTTCGAGGACCGCTACGCCCGGCTGGCGGACGGCGCCGACTGGGAGGCGCTGCTGTCGGGCGACCACGTCGCCACGCTGCAGGCCCGCCTGGAGGCCGGCCGGGCCCCGGCGGCGGGCGCACCGGGGGAGCCCGGCGGCACCTCCACGACCCACCTCGCCGCCGCCGACGCGCAGGGGAACGTGGTCTCCTGCACGCAGACGCTCCTGAGCCTGTTCGGGTCCCGGGTCACCGTGCCCGGGACGGGGATCCTCCTCAACAACGGGATGTTCTGGTTCGATCCGGAGCCCGGGAAGCCCAACTCGCCGGGCCCCGGCAAGCGCCCGCTCA
Coding sequences:
- a CDS encoding polyamine ABC transporter substrate-binding protein, with protein sequence MRKRFVGVAALLVLALALAACGGQGGQAPQQQGGAPAAQQPAGEQKPAQEGAQRSGAEVDRSKLSKELNLFIWTEYMPDEVLQEFEKEYGVKVNYDTYSSNEEALAKLQAGGALYDVVVPSDYMVQIMISQGLLEELDKSNIPNLKNAGKEYLDPPYDPGNRYSVPYMWGTVGIVYNKKYVKPEPTSWGDLWKPEYKGRVVLLDDSREVMGMALQLLGYSKNETDRAKLEEAKKKLIELLPNVKAFDSDSPKTLILSEEVWIGQTWNGEAALAMQENPDIGYVLPKEKGGRWQDNLVIPKGAPHKYTAEVFINYLYRPEVAAKIASAFPYGSPNVEAVKLLDAKIRQNAASYPPADKLAQAEWITDVGEATELYDQFFTEVKSSK
- a CDS encoding GNAT family N-acetyltransferase, which produces MEDNRRQQLAVQAAPVTLKEVKDPGDPDILRFRELMVGAFADPNMIADPDQLTAWVRDRDGGGRRFHLLVVRVGGQVAGGTLFSYVPETNVGFSEYIIVAPAYRGHGLARLLFQRRLTILEWDARLKGKPPIRGIFIEVAHPMRLPPELYEADRRMAVDPVERRRIMHHFGFRQLDLEYNQPPLTQDREPVSYLDLLFLPLDPDLKAAGALPAEMILRSLRPIWRAWAVPSWEEYLRRMRRALDGKPVAMLPCWTPEMERVAGA
- a CDS encoding NAD(P)/FAD-dependent oxidoreductase; its protein translation is MRYEAIVVGGGIVGLSTAWGLAKRGLGPVAVLERGPVAAGATLRSAGVVTAQLWTPEDIQLALRTQKVLAELEAASGGLFRIERDGSLTMVGPGQEAHLHRQAGMIRAAGGEVELWEPERVAGEYPAILTEGITLALYTPRDGTLRPAEALAALGAAARAAGVHTFESTPVEHVAIEGGRVRGVYVAGEVLEAPRVILAAGIWTRQIARNSGFDLPLKAFRTQVSAVVAPEPIDLPEMTDAARGIYCFSRRPRTVFFGYGTEIEGIDPDAYRQERDEAEEEAALARLAERIPILRRARPAGGWAGVCDISADVLPLIGAQGEIDGLYLNCGFAGYGISRGPGAGDALAAVIAGEEPGLDLGPYRADRHKGFEDFEIHFGGPWQVSVRSDQVGA
- a CDS encoding sigma-54 interaction domain-containing protein, giving the protein MTVPASVRGRRPASRADASAPLGQAELEAVLQSSFDEIFITDGEGITLRVNAACERLYGLTEAELVGRHVADLEREGVFSPSITNRVLATGRQETVVQVTRTGRRLVVTGTPVFDEAGRITRVVSVARDITELNRVVEELAAVESLANRYRQEIAALRARQEEGEGLVFRSVAMERVLSLVRQVAEVDATVLITGESGVGKEQVARLIHRASPRADGPLMTIDCGALPQSLIESELFGYERGAFTGANRDGKRGLIEMADKGTLFLDEIGELPLSLQVKLLRFLQERSVVRVGGLRPIPVDVRIIAATNRDLRQMVREGRFREDLFWRLNVVPIHVPPLRERPEDILALAEHFLARAAVRYGRQRSLSREVADILMRYPWPGNVRELENLIERLVVTSSGPVITPEDLPDGFAPPDRGLSTTGPVEVREILPLADAVAEVERQLLALARRRYRSTHEMARALRVNQSTVVRKLRRYFPPARDTGAGEPVDP
- a CDS encoding GNAT family N-acetyltransferase → MEQDPGVTIREVSDPADPEVEAVAGLLLETFADPNIVLPAARMREFLEATRAGSRAAGRTFHVLAARAGGRLAGATVFSYVAAAGVGFSEYMVVAPGFRGQGVARRLFDARRAVLDRQARTAGRQGAAGLFIEVENPERTPAEFLERERATAMDAWARLRFFHHLGFRRCDLTYVQPPLAPGREPVDYLDLLFLPWDESIRRAGVLPPQVLLDAVKPIWVGWAPDTYEDELRRLGSRIGGRPVRLVPLFPQ
- a CDS encoding aminotransferase family protein, which translates into the protein MQRSAEEIKALDRRHVLHPNVVLADHARGLPMPIMVEGQGAVLRDIDGKEYIDAIGALWLANIGYGRKELAEVARRQMEKLSFWSLFWGYGNVPAVELAARLAEIAPPGLSHVFFTSGGSEANETSIKIARLYHVRRGEPSRRHIIGLARAYHGVSYGAMTATGLETVRQNYEPYVGAFDHIPSAYCYRCPLGKAYPACGVACAGELERKILDLGPQNVAAFIAEPIHGVGGVITPPPEYFPRIREICDRYGVLFIADEVICGFGRTGTWFGIEHWGVVPDLISAAKGLSSGYLPIGATLVHDRVYEALGQPEGPGAYFNHGFTYSGHPVAAAVALENIRILAEERLGERAVEMGRYLTERLRRAENPYIGDIRGKGLMLGVELVADPATGEMPADPNVGRYAEARCREHGVIVRALAPGNIIALSPPLVVTREQVDRIVEVLDEAVRYVFEHPPAPAR
- the ggt gene encoding gamma-glutamyltransferase, whose product is MRYPPVHEATGTRGVVAAKHGLAAEAGLEMLRRGGNAVDAAVAAAFASGVVEPWMSGIGGGGYMVIRRGDTGEAVVVDYSLRAPLAAREDMFEIVPGRSSGLFPWPLVRDDANHQGWLSVAVPGTVAGLALALERFGRLDLATVMEPAIRLAAEGFPVTWYATLRIAVEAPLLARYPETARIFLPGGLPARPAAGEDLPPERIVQPDLAETLRRIARGGADEFYRGETARRIAAAMKAAGGLITEEDLARYRAEVVPALVTPYRGWQVATPPGPAGGVSLAQMLRILEGTDLTALGHNSVLYLHRVATAMRLAFEDRYARLADGADWEALLSGDHVATLQARLEAGRAPAAGAPGEPGGTSTTHLAAADAQGNVVSCTQTLLSLFGSRVTVPGTGILLNNGMFWFDPEPGKPNSPGPGKRPLSNMAPLVAVGPGGWPRVGLGSSGGRRILGANLQILLAIVDGGLGLGAAIGAPRIDISTGRLLADRRLGDRTLAALAALGHDVVPVSEAPYPQHFASPAGVMATEAGLLVGAVDPIMPAEALAF